In a genomic window of Primulina huaijiensis isolate GDHJ02 chromosome 10, ASM1229523v2, whole genome shotgun sequence:
- the LOC140985623 gene encoding heat stress transcription factor B-2a-like — MARRGGCESTARSLPTPFLTKTYHLVDDHAVDDVISWNEDGSGFVVWNQTEFSRDLLPKYFKHNNFSSFVRQLNTYGFRKLVPDRWEFSNDCFRRGEKNLLSDIQRRKIATPSPVTAATASSPAIALVPTSAVTPPAVSLSDSGDEQVLSSSDSLSLVRELDGNNAELIGENERLRKQNVQLNKEICQMKNMCHNICNLMSNFSSNKSSNSSNGRQEHHRRRLSWEDNPVKPLDLLPMTRFCAETDTTAVAEPSNDRETVNDMKSAAEELSSKFFGVPIGQKRGREGESAPPTHGVDLRLQQPGREIKSEPLDRGNSSPDQTSSCLKRNNSRKVCR, encoded by the exons AGACGTATCATCTGGTCGATGATCACGCCGTCGATGACGTCATCTCGTGGAACGAAGACGGATCTGGTTTCGTCGTGTGGAATCAGACGGAGTTCTCGAGGGATTTGCTTCCCAAGTACTTCAAGCACAACAATTTCTCCAGTTTCGTTCGTCAGCTTAACACATAC GGATTTAGGAAGTTAGTACCTGATCGGTGGGAGTTCTCCAACGATTGCTTCCGAAGAGGCGAGAAGAACCTCCTGAGCGATATACAGCGACGGAAAATCGCGACTCCGTCACCGGTCACGGCGGCGACGGCCTCGTCACCTGCGATTGCCTTGGTACCCACTTCAGCTGTAACTCCACCGGCGGTGTCTTTGTCGGACTCCGGCGATGAACAGGTTCTTTCCTCTTCTGATTCCCTCTCCCTCGTTCGCGAACTCGACGGCAACAACGCGGAGCTGATTGGCGAAAACGAGAGATTGAGAAAGCAAAACGTTCAGCTCAACAAAGAGATATGCCAGATGAAGAACATGTGCCACAATATCTGCAATTTAATGTCGAATTTTTCGAGCAACAAAAGCAGTAACAGTAGCAACGGCCGCCAAGAGCATCATCGTCGCCGATTAAGCTGGGAAGACAATCCGGTGAAACCATTGGATCTACTCCCAATGACTAGATTCTGCGCAGAAACTGACACCACCGCTGTTGCGGAGCCATCAAACGACAGAGAAACCGTGAATGACATGAAATCCGCGGCGGAGGAACTAAGCTCTAAATTCTTCGGAGTGCCAATCGGTCAGAAACGCGGGCGCGAAGGCGAAAGTGCTCCGCCCACACATGGCGTGGATTTGCGGCTCCAGCAGCCGGGGAGGGAAATTAAATCCGAGCCGTTAGATCGGGGAAACAGCAGTCCCGATCAGACGTCATCGTGTCTGAAGAGGAACAACTCGAGAAAGGTATGCCGTTGA
- the LOC140985670 gene encoding putative non-specific lipid-transfer protein 14: MMFDQYNKMVRISSVTAAARMIVVVAVVLYRFRVAFAADCTTVTSLVSACSSFVTYGSPDPIPGSPCCVAMTSLNNLADSGDNIRTVCRCVMELISNYSPNATAIATLPGFCGVSLGFTIDPNTDCEYIDQYSKLKGG, encoded by the exons atgatgtTCGATCAATATAACAAAATGGTGCGAATCAGTTCAGTCACCGCCGCAGCTCGCATGATCGTCGTGGTGGCCGTTGTGCTCTATCGGTTTCGGGTAGCATTCGCTGCCGACTGCACAACCGTGACATCGCTTGTCTCCGCCTGCTCGAGCTTCGTGACCTATGGTTCCCCGGACCCGATTCCGGGTTCTCCATGCTGCGTGGCCATGACCAGCCTGAATAATCTGGCGGATTCCGGCGACAACATCCGCACCGTCTGCCGGTGCGTGATGGAACTGATAAGTAATTACAGCCCTAACGCCACTGCCATAGCTACCTTGCCCGGATTCTGCGGCGTCTCTCTTGGGTTCACCATCGATCCTAACACTGATTGTGAATA CATTGACCAATACTCCAAACTGAAGGGAGGTTGA
- the LOC140986863 gene encoding F-box protein At4g00755-like, producing the protein MDDGVDFIQRLEQEMCMKILGYLEDPSDLVRVCAVSSSWRQFVISNGLCKEVCIRMFPETSNFNHIVEIRNMFEPMETERDDSAEWACLEKEHRAFASLSRCLTSSTRKNCILDAICASSTDNYPEESIKNTLEPSDRVNQRASYWSSKGQIDPTVSETLIYELAATLCLITEVQVHPFQAYFHFGFPIYSSKAVRFHVGHPKVPLEFENDDRDLFLRVQDFSDDKFVWTHSSPEFPMAQENQLQTFKLPEPVFAVGGILKVELLGRVQTQELDGQYYICINNVQVVGIPLSPAFDVEKVDEHQKCTLKYYPESVDLLLPPKSLEPQSSTSPSRFHRFSTSLRSWEQMVLDTFRAAGPLIVDDDDSDYDYID; encoded by the exons ATGGATGACGGCGTGGATTTTATCCAGAGGCTTGAGCAGGAGATGTGTATGAAGATTCTGGGGTATTTGGAGGACCCTTCTGATCTTGTTCGCGTTTGTGCTGTTTCAAGTTCTTGGCGTCAATTTG TAATCTCGAATGGGCTTTGTAAGGAGGTATGTATAAGAATGTTCCCTGAGACATCAAACTTCAATCACATTGTTGAAATTAGAAACATGTTTGAACCTATGGAAACTGAGAGAGATGATTCTGCTGAATGGGCTTGTCTTGAGAAGGAACATAGAGCATTTGCATCCTTGAGTCGATGTCTTACCTCGTCTACGAGAAAAAATTGCATATTAGATGCTATTTGTGCATCCAGCACGGATAATTACCCCGAGGAAAGCATCAAGAATACATTGGAACCGAGTGACAGGGTCAATCAAAGGGCTTCGTATTGGTCAAGCAAGGGTCAAATTGATCCCACTGTATCTGAGACCTTGATATATGAGTTGGCTGCTACCTTGTGTTTGATCACTGAAGTCCAAGTTCATCCATTCCAAG catattttcattttggcttCCCCATATATTCATCGAAGGCCGTGAGGTTTCATGTTGGCCATCCTAAGGTTCCATTGGAATTTGAAAATGATGATAGAGATCTCTTTCTTCGTGTTCAAGATTTTTCTGACGACAAGTTTGTATGGACGCATTCTTCCCCTGAATTTCCAATGGCGCAG GAGAATCAATTGCAAACATTTAAGCTCCCTGAACCTGTTTTCGCTGTTGGTGGAATCCTGAAAGTAGAGCTATTAGGCAGAGTGCAGACACAAGAATTGGATGGGCAATATTATATATG CATCAATAATGTGCAAGTTGTTGGTATACCACTCTCACCTGCCTTTGATGTCGAAAAGGTCGACGAACACCAAAAATGCACATTGAAATACTATCCAGAATCTGTCGACCTTTTGTTACCTCCAAAATCTTTGGAGCCGCAATCGAGCACCAGCCCTTCTCGGTTTCACAGGTTCAGTACAAGCTTGAGGTCTTGGGAGCAAATGGTACTCGACACGTTTCGTGCAGCTGGACCTTTGATTGTGGACGATGATGATTCTGATTACGATTATATTGATTAG
- the LOC140986394 gene encoding protein COFACTOR ASSEMBLY OF COMPLEX C SUBUNIT B CCB2, chloroplastic-like → MISGVASLVMIPFITTRAKSYFPSKFIKNRLSWAAVSCSQNAKPQQQQRLNLSVLRFTLGIPGLDESYLPRYIGYSFGALLLLNHFLGSDSSSITPAQLRTEALGLSLAAFCICVPYIGRFLKGATPIDQKNIIEGVEQIFLMSPNMADSLKEDLAWGTYVLLRNTNSISVLISVQNELCVRGYWNVPKDVSKENAFGWFEKLMEKIGFSNLKSPLYFQQATDSELMGMVPEGVCSLLVQPILQKLNLSSEEGEKNSGFVLLASSIDYGYSDKDKAWIAAIANKFRG, encoded by the exons ATGATTAGTGGAGTTGCTTCCCTTGTCATGATTCCATTCATTACAACTCGGGCCAAATCCTATTTCCCCTCGAAATTTATCAAAAATCGATTATCTTGGGCAGCAGTTTCTTGCTCGCAAAATGCCAAACCTCAACAGCAGCAGCGGCTTAATCTTTCAGTTCTTCGCTTCACACTGG GGATACCTGGTTTGGATGAATCTTACTTGCCCAGATACATTGGATATTCATTTGGGGCGCTTCTGTTGTTGAATCATTTTTTGGGCTCGGATTCTTCATCGATCACTCCAGCTCAACTG AGAACGGAGGCTTTAGGACTTTCATTGGCTGCGTTTTGTATATGTGTTCCATATATTGGAAGATTTCTTAag GGGGCTACTCCAATTGATCAGAAGAATATCATAGAAGGTGTTGAGCAAATCTTCCTCATGTCTCCAAACATGGCAGATTCCCTTAAGGAAGATTTGGCGTGGGGAACATATGTGCTACTGCGGAATACAAATTCAATATCCGTG CTCATCTCAGTTCAAAATGAGTTGTGTGTGCGAGGCTACTGGAACGTGCCTAAAGATGTATCAAAAGAAAATGCTTTCGGTTGGTTTGAGAAACTGATGGAGAAGATTGGATTCTCCAACTTGAAGAGTCCCTTGTATTTTCAACAGGCTACAG ATTCTGAGCTAATGGGAATGGTCCCCGAGGGTGTTTGTTCTCTCCTTGTACAACCCATTTTGCAAAAACTGAACTTGAGCTCCGAGGAAGGGGAGAAGAACTCGGGTTTTGTTCTATTGGCTTCTAGTATTGATTATGGATATAGTGATAAAGACAAGGCCTGGATTGCTGCAATCGCCAACAAATTTAGAG GATAA
- the LOC140985662 gene encoding protein DETOXIFICATION 49-like codes for MCIKCNNPSDHQDSDMFTSLIPKTPTLIQPTQKPHNPTNHLSLFLQESISIARIALPMILTGLLLYSRSIISMLFLGRLGDLALAGGSLAVGFANITGYSILSGLAMGMEPICGQAFGAKKYKLLGLSLQRTVLLLVFASFPISALWLNMKRILLFCGQDESIAAQAQEYLFYSLPDLFAQAVLHPLRIYLRTQSITLPLTFCAAVSILLHVPINYLLVSKLELGIKGVAFAGVWTNINLVASLVVYIIVSGVYKKTWEGVSMECLKGWKFLLNLAIPSCVSVCLEWWWYEIMILICGLLLNPKATVASMGILIQTTALIYIFPSSLSFSVSTRVGNEVGAGRPQKAKFAAIVGLSGGFLLGFISLLFAVSVRNIWATMFTQDKEIIALTSLVLPIIGLCELGNCPQTTGCGVLRGTARPKVGANINLGCFYLVGMPVAVGLAFFLRMDFQGLWFGLLAAQISCVVTMMVVLLLTDWEFEARKAEELTREYRILDENEEDDGKDDSHKAENKGDSLC; via the coding sequence ATGTGCATCAAATGCAATAATCCCTCAGATCATCAAGATTCCGACATGTTCACTTCTTTGATCCCCAAAACCCCAACACTAATCCAACCCACACAGAAACCACACAACCCCACCAATCATCTGTCACTCTTTCTTCAAGAATCCATATCCATAGCCAGAATAGCTCTCCCAATGATCCTTACAGGTCTGCTACTCTACTCCAGGTCCATAATCTCAATGCTTTTTCTTGGCAGATTAGGGGACTTAGCTTTAGCCGGAGGTTCTTTGGCAGTTGGATTCGCTAACATCACCGGTTACTCTATCCTCTCTGGTTTAGCCATGGGGATGGAACCCATTTGCGGACAAGCTTTTGGAGCCAAAAAGTACAAACTCCTCGGACTTTCTTTGCAAAGAACAGTACTTTTGCTTGTTTTCGCCTCATTTCCAATATCCGCTTTGTGGTTAAACATGAAAAGGATTCTTCTTTTTTGTGGGCAAGATGAATCCATTGCAGCGCAAGCTCAAGAATATTTGTTCTATTCTTTACCTGATCTGTTTGCTCAGGCCGTATTACATCCACTGAGAATCTACCTGAGAACTCAATCCATAACTTTGCCTCTAACTTTCTGCGCAGCGGTTTCGATTCTTTTGCATGTTCCTATTAACTATCTCCTCGTTTCAAAGCTCGAGTTAGGTATAAAAGGAGTTGCATTTGCTGGGGTTTGGACAAATATAAACCTCGTTGCATCGTTAGTTGTCTATATAATAGTATCTGGAGTGTATAAAAAAACTTGGGAAGGCGTATCGATGGAGTGTTTAAAAGGCTGGAAATTTCTCCTGAATCTAGCTATTCCAAGCTGTGTTTCAGTTTGTCTTGAATGGTGGTGGTATGAAATAATGATCTTGATTTGTGGGCTGCTGCTAAACCCAAAGGCAACAGTTGCATCAATGGGGATTCTGATTCAAACCACCGCATTAATCTACATATTCCCATCTTCACTCAGTTTCAGCGTGTCAACTAGAGTGGGCAACGAGGTAGGAGCCGGCAGGCCCCAGAAGGCGAAGTTCGCCGCCATTGTCGGGCTTTCCGGCGGGTTCTTACTGGGATTCATCTCCTTGCTTTTTGCAGTTTCAGTTAGAAACATATGGGCGACCATGTTCACGCAAGATAAAGAGATAATCGCATTGACATCTCTGGTTCTTCCGATAATCGGGCTTTGCGAGCTGGGGAACTGCCCGCAGACTACGGGCTGCGGGGTGCTAAGGGGAACGGCCCGGCCAAAAGTTGGCGCAAACATCAACTTGGGATGCTTCTATCTGGTGGGAATGCCGGTGGCTGTGGGGTTAGCTTTCTTCTTGAGAATGGACTTCCAGGGCCTGTGGTTCGGGCTTTTGGCGGCCCAAATTTCATGCGTGGTAACAATGATGGTTGTTCTGCTGCTAACCGATTGGGAATTCGAGGCCCGAAAAGCAGAAGAATTGACCAGAGAATACAGAATTCTTGATGAAAACGAAGAAGATGATGGAAAAGATGACTCGCACAAAGCAGAAAACAAGGGAGATAGTCTATGTTAA